One segment of Monomorium pharaonis isolate MP-MQ-018 chromosome 6, ASM1337386v2, whole genome shotgun sequence DNA contains the following:
- the LOC118645977 gene encoding uncharacterized protein LOC118645977: MIWKFQVTILFKFLGLYEIVTEVSKLTKGAEEQGKAEWIRKDARAQKIIITTIERQPLTHILICKTSHKMFQRICAMYERDTQQQKCILLQEFFNFTYQKGTDIKHSQTSHQDCSLRKLGC; this comes from the exons ATGATTTGGAAATTTCAAGTTACGATTCTGTTCAAGTTCCTCGGACTATATGAAATCGTAACAGAAGTCTCAAAGCTGACAAAAGGTGCTGAAGAACAAGGAAAAGCAGAGTGGATTCGGAAAGATGCACGTGCccagaaaattataattacgacAATAGAAAGGCAACCACTGACCCACATACTGATATGCAAGACGTCTCACAAGATGTTTCAAAGAATTTGTGCCATGTACGAAAGAGACACACAAcagcaaaaatgtattttactgCAGGAATtcttcaattttacataccAAAAAGGAACTGATAT AAAACACTCACAAACCTCACATCAAGACTGCTCTCTGAGGAAATTAGGCTGCTAG